In bacterium, the genomic stretch AGTTCGCAGTAAAGTTATAGTTGTGCCATGAATAATCATTAATTCTTCTGAATTCGTAATGAAGGTCTTCACGAACAAAGGCTCCGGTTTGATTAAAATATTCTTTATAAAATTTCCTGGTGTTCGTTTTTTGATAGAAATCACCAGATAAGAAACCAGACACGCTGAATTGGTTTGTTTCGTTTGGACTAAATATAACTTTCCCATAAAGGTCAGAGAAATTGTATGGAACAGACTCTCCGACCAGTCCAAGTGTTTTCGTAAGCTTGCTCGCTTTATCCAAATAGGTTCTTCGTCCGGAAACCAAATAATACCATTGATCATTCAGACGACCGTCGAGAGTCAGCTTGGAACTCAATAAACTCAATGTTCCCGTGCCAGAAAATTTATCTTTCGCATTCGATTTGGTACGAACATCGATTACCGAGCTTAAACGGTTTCCATATTGAGAAGAAAATCCTCCCGCTGAAAAATTCACTTCATCAATGATATCGGTATTAAAAATTCCGGCAATACCAAACATGTGGTACGGCTGATAGATCACTGCCCGATCCAGCATTATCAGGTTTTGATCCGGCGTCCCTCCACGTACAAACAACTCACTGGTAATGTCATTAGGCGCTGTTATACCCGGTAATGTTTGCATGGCCCTAAATAAATCCGGCTCGAGCACGCCCGGTGTGTTCGTTATCTTCTTTCGATCCAAAATAATGACACTTGGTTGGATCCTCAATTTTTCGTCAGAGATACGTAGCGGATCTTTCTCGCCAGTGATAACAATATTTTCTCCTTCAAATATTTTAGGTGTCAGGCGGATCGTGTCTAAATCTAACAACGGTTGAAATAACGAAATCGAACGTAATTCATATTCGTAGCCAATCACAGTTATTCTAAGATAATAATTGCCGTAAGGAATATGTTTGAGTGTAAAGTCTCCGGATGAATTGGAATATGTTCCCCAACCGGTACTGTCGATTAACAGATTGGCATACGACAGAGGCTCTGATGTTTTACCATCTACGACTATACCATTGATAGAACCGACCTCCGCACCGCGTCCTTTTTTGGCATCACGGAACAGATAAACATGTTTGCCTTCAATTGTAAAATTGATTTCAGTCTTTAACAGAATTTCGTGCAAGGCCTTCTCAAGGTTATTGGCTTGAACCCTCGCCGAAATCTGATATTCATCAAGCGACTGGTCTACGAAAGAAAAACTAACGTGAAATTTTGATTCTAAATCTTTTACTACTTCATTGAGAGGAACCTGGTTATAGTTCAGAACCATTTCCTGAGAATAAAGTTCTGAAAAACGGAATAAAATAAAAAAAACAAAAAACCGACTAACCATAAACTCCTTTTTTAAAGTTTAAACAGAAATATGAACCAAACTCCCACTCCAACGATGCAAAACATTGTCAACACAATCAGCATTCTGCAAATCATAAATTTCTTTGTTTTACTTGACCAATAATAGTAAGAGCAGTGCGGTTACAACTAAAAAAGCAATGTGTAAGCACTGTCTGAGTAATGATGTTTCTTTCATTATAATTCTCCTATATTCTGATGCCAACTAAATATCCCCACCAACCTCTGACGAACGTGTTTTTCCGATCATAAACGTAGACTTTTCCTCTTGAAAGAACGTCGCCATTGTTATGGCGCGAAATCCAGACATTCGCTGAAACGCCTCCGTAAAGAGCAAAATGATCATTGATTTTAAAACTCGGCGTCAGCTTAATATTATTGAGTAAATTTACGCGTCTCTCCCACAGGCGATTTTCATGCAGTTGGTGTGTCATAACGTCGAGATTGACTTCAACCATTTTGTAATTGTAAATCACACCTCCTACACCAATACCGACCGACCAGCGCGGAGGATTGTCGAAGCGATGGACTCCAACATCATAAATAGTGTAAAAATATTTCGTACCGTGCCTGTAGGCCAAATGCGTAAACTTGGATTCATTCATACTCGCTTCGAAATGATGCTGCCCGTTTTTAATAAAATTAAGCAATCCAATCGCGGCCACAGTATTGTCATCCGAAAAATTGACCAAACCAACTTGAATGCCTTTCACTTTTTTTCCAAAGTTGAACAACCCGACCTGAACACCCGTCGTTAATTCAGATTGATTAACCGCAGCTAATTGAAGCCCGCTAACAGTTTTTGAGCGGTTAAAAAGTACTCCGATCTGAGCGCCGTTAGCATTTACAGAATTCAAGTTAACGCCTCCGATTTGTCCCCCCGTCACGTTTTTTGCCGTGTTGGCGCTTCCGATTTGGATGCCGGATAATTTTTCAGTAGCATTGTATCCACCCGCAATTTGCAATCCACTTACCTGTAATGAATTAACATTGGCGCCTCCGCTGATTTGTAATCCATGCATGTATGTCTGCGCCGAATTACCTCCAAGCGCAATTTGAAAACCTTTAACAAAAGTTCTGTTAAAATTGCCGATTAATCCAATTTCAATTCCTTCCAGACCGATCGACTCGTGGGAAATCATATTCATCGAAAAGTTATGAATTGTCGGACCGGAAAACGGGTAGTTAGTGTTTAATTGGTTCCACAACGAGAAATGGAAAAAATGTTTGGGGCTTTCAAAATGTTGGTTGCCGGGTATTACATTGATCTGTTCTTTTATCAAAACATCATCAGCATCATCGGCATTAGCCAACTGTTGAAAAGAGGAGGTATCGATAGAATCTTTGCCGTCTTTTGACAATACTGAATCCGGCAACGTCACTATTTGTGAAGAATGCGCATCGATCAAACTTCCTTTGATCTCGTTTTTAAATTCAGTTGCAGGCTTTATCTTCGAACTATCCTGAAAAAGCAATATGTTCTTATCGTCAAGAATGGTATACGAAATCGGAACTTTCAGTAAAATTTCGTCTAAAGCCGATTTTACTCCTCGGGCAGTTTGAGGCGAATGCACTAAAACATTGTCAATCCATTGATCAACATAGGAAAACTTCACTTTATACTGACTTTCCAGTTCCTGCAATACTGAGTGCAGCTTTCTTGTTTCCTGCGCATTTTGCATACTCATGAGAGTACAGGACATTAACATGAATATTGGTATTATTTTGTATTTCATATGATCCTATGCGGTTAATAAACTGTGTACATCGAGTCATTGACAGCTTGATATTTCATCCCCGCTGTCAGGCAAATCACATTTAAAGCTTTTTGCACGGACGATCGGTCGATACGCCCTGTAAAAGTCAATTCATTACCTTTCGATATCGATATCTGAACGTCAAATTGTCTCTCAATTTCTTTTATGACATTGTGCAAAGGCTCGCGTTCAAAATACATTTCACCGATCATCCAGTTAATTTTCTTTCTTGAGTCGATCGCAAAAGGCTCCTCTGGAGATAAACCTTTATGAACTAAGGTCGCTAGGCCAGGGGTAAGAACTACTGACGCTGAATCCGATGCTGTCACGCTGACTTTTCCTGTCAAACACGCTACTTCTACTTTTCCATCGCGTGAACGGATATTGAAAGTCGTTCCTAAAACTTTAGTTACTACTCCTTCCGAATTAACCTCAAACGGGATTTTATCTTTAATTACGCTGAAATAAGCTTCACCCGATAAAATCACTTCACGTTTTTTGCTCCATGCGTTTTTTTGATAACTCAGTGATGAACCGGCATTGAGAGTTACTTCGGAGCGATCCGGAAGTGTTATAGTTTTTTGTTCACCTTTCATAGCAAATTCGATAATGGTTTGTTCACGGTTGATCCACAAATATGATCCGATCATAAGTACTACGGCTGCAGCAACAGCAATGGCTTGCCATCGATGACGTAATGCGGCGGTCGCTGTTTGCTTCTTCTCATTAAAGAATAACCGTCGGCTTATATTTTCCCAGCGCTGATCCCGGCTTAAAGCTTTTCTCATCGGCAATTGACCGGTCATTTGCCATACTTTTTGCAGATCATCAAAAAACTGTTTCTCTTCAGGATGTGCCTCAATCCACTTATTGAATTCAGTTAATTCATCACCCTGAACGGCTCCGGATATCCACCGAGCTATAAACACATCATCATGATAATTTTCAAGAGTTTCCATAATCACCCGCTTTACGTTATAGGGATCTCGTCTTGATTATCATCTGTTCTTATGATAATACACCTGACTTGGACAAAACCCTGATGCTAAAAGTTATTTATTTTTTTAAAAAAGGCTGTAGACACGCCCTGAGGAGTTTCAAAGCTTTTCCAATGTGGGATTCAACAGTTTTAATGCTGATACTGAGCCGTTCGGTAATTTCCTTGTAGGAAAGATCATCAATCCGGCTTAACATAAAAACTGTTCGGGGATGTTCGGGTAAAGCGGCAATACAATTAAAAACAGCCTGACGATATTCTTTGGTTTCGAGCAGCGATTGAGGGGACTCGGATGTAAAAGCTTCTTCATCCTGTGCCGTATATTTTAAGACAACTTTCCGGTGCCTGATAAAATTTAAACAAAGATTATTAGCGATAGTGTATACATACGATTTGAGAGACAAGCCATCTTTTAATTGATGCCGCGTTTCCCAGAGATTAATAAATGTATCCTGTAAAATATCTTCCGCTGCTTCCGAGTCCCCGATTTTGTAGCAAATAAAATTGTATATAGATTCTTCGTACAAATCGAAAAACTCTTTAAACGCTAACCGGTCGGAAGCGCGGATTCTTTGTATAAATTCAGGAAGAATTTCAGAAGCCATGTACCCTCTGTTTAAAAATACGGTGCAATATATTTTGAGATGACATCAAAATCAAATACGTAAAAGAACGTATGGACTTTCCCAAGAAGACTATTTATACTGACCACAAATTTTGTGGAATATATTCATGTTTACACTGAAACGTATACAACAAATCGATCAATCGGTTACTAAAGTGTTTGAGTTTTTTGAACAACCGGAAAATCTGTCACGTATTACACCGCCCTGGCTTAACTTCAATATTCTATCGCCATCGCCGATTGAAATGAAAAATGATGCGATTATCGATTACACGATTCGATGGTTCAAAATTCCAATTCGCTGGAAAACAAAAATTACAGAATACAACCCGCCGCATTTTTTTGTGGATCAACAGATTCAAGGTCCGTATAGCTTTTGGCACCATGCGCATACGTTTACTGAAACGGAATACGGAACGCTCATGACTGATATCGTCCGATATGCTTTGCCGATGTGGATTGTTGGTGATTGTATGCATGCAATCATTATCAAAAAACAATTGAATGACATTTTTGAATATCGCCAACTGGCGATTGATTCGATTTTCAAAAAAACAAATTGAATTTAAGCCTCTAATCATAGTAATATTGATCAATCACGTCCAACAATATTTTTATTTTTCTATTTTAATTTATCTATTATGAAAATCGTTTTAGCGGGTGCAACAGGATTTATCGGAAAATTTCTAATTCAATCGTTACAAAAAGCGCACCATACAATGGTTGTTTTAACACGGCGCAACATCAAGATCGATGGGACAATCGCAGTTCAATGGGACGCAAGAACATTGGGACAATGGAGTGAATACATCGATGGTGCCGATGCCGTGATCAATCTGTCCGGTGAAAGTATTGCCGCAAAGCGCTGGAACAATGATCAAAAAAAACGCCTAACCGACAGCCGTGTTCTAACTACCCGCGTTCTTATCCAATCAATGGCCAAGGCTTCAAAAAAACCTCACTCCCTGATTAATGCTTCTGCCGTAGGGTATTACGGACATGTCGAAGATAGCGATGTAACGGAATCCCGTTTGCCGGCCGATGATTTCATGGGCAAGTTGTGTCGGGATTGGGAAACTGAAGCCTTGAAAGCGGAAGATTTTGGTGTGAGGGTAGTATTACCAAGAATAGGAATCGTTTTGGGAGGCGACGGCGGAGCACTTCAGAAAATGGCTTTGCCGTTCAAATTTTTTATTGGCGGACCATTGGGTTCCGGATATCAGTGGATGCCTTGGATTCACCGCGATGATGTAATTACCGGTTTTCAATTTGTACTAAATCAGATAAATTTACGCGGACCAGTGAATTTTACTGCTCCTGATCCTGTCCGAATGAAAGATTTCTGCAAAACGCTGGGAACTATTCTTCGCCGTCCTTCATGGGCGCCCGTGCCATCATTTGCTTTGAAACTGCTCCTCGGCGAAATGGCTGCTATTGTAACCAATGGGCAAAAGGCCGTTCCTAAAAAATTAATCGAAGCCGGATTTGAATTTAAGTATACCGATTTAAAAAAAGCTCTATCGGCGGCCTTGACCGGTTAGAAGCAATTATATTGCCTTCAACGCATCATTTAAACGATCATTAAATTCCTGCGGAGCCTCGATCATCGGATAATGGCCGGTTCCGTGCACCTGGAATATGCGGTATCCTTTCTTGCAGTGCTTTTTCAACAAGTCTTCGCTGATCGGATGAATATCGGAGTTGATCAGCATCAAAGGCACCTGAAGCTTTTCGCATAATTTTCTTTCCATGGTCGACGTAAGAAAAACGCTTTGCAATGTAGCGGCCGCCGCCTTGTGATCTACATTCAGAATATCATTGACTACCCGCTTGCGAACCGTGCTGTCGGTTGTTTCACTGAATAACGACGGTGCAAATTGATTGACCGTATTGACGTAATCATCTTCAAACATTTTAAGAATCATCTCCGACTGCGCTTTTGCACTGTCCGGTAAATCAGTTCCGAGTTCCTGAAGGTTATCGATGCCAATGAAACCGATGACCTTGGATGGAATTTTTTCATTTACGAGTAAATTCACGTCACCCGACATTGAGTGACCTATTAAAACAACGCTGTCTAATTTTAGCTGGTTGATCAGATCAACAACATCGTTAGCGTAATTTTGCATGGTCCATTCCGTGCGCACAACTTTCGATTGTCCGTGCCCCGCAAGATCCAGAGTAAGAATTCTATATCGATCCTTAAATGCTGCGACCTGTGATTCCCAATAAGTTTGATTAATACCCCATCCATGCAAGAACACCAGAGTTCGTGTACCGTCACCGGTCAGGACGTAGTTAAGAGGAGTATTTATTTTGTGTTCCGGCTGGCAAGATATGGCCAGCAAAAAAAATACAATTAAAAAATTTGCAAATTTCATTTTGCACCTCCTTGTTTCGATTTCTAACTACCCTTCTCATAATATTCGACAAATTTTTTAATTCCGTCAACAATGCCTTGCGCCATCTTATTCTGAAAATCGTCGGATTTGAGTAATTTCTCTTCTGTCGGATTGGATATAAACGCTGTCTCGACCAAAATGGACGGCATTGAAGCGCCCATCAGCACATAAAAAGGTGCCTGCGCCACACCGCGGTTTTTGATATCCATTTTCGTGTCAATACCTTTCAGAACCAGCCCCGCCAGCTCTTCACTTTCTTTGACAAACACACTCTGCATGATGTGTGCAAGGATGAATTTTTCATCCGTGAAATCACCGTAATCATGAACTTCTTCTTCCATATGAATGACTTCATTCTCCTTGCGGGCAACGGCAAGCGCTTCGTCATTACGGCTTGGCGAAAGAAAAAACGTTTCAAACCCATTGCCCTTTCGATTGGTCGATGAATTGCAATGAATGCTGACGAACACTTTTGCGTTCTGTGCATTCGCGTATTGCGTACGTCCTTTAAGTGTAATGTATTTATCCGTGCTGCGCGTATAATCTACTTTGATACCCAATTGTTCCTGAACAAGCTTACCGACTTTAAGCGTGATGGCCAATGTAATATCTTTTTCTTTGGTGCCGCCTTTGCCCGAAGCTCCAATATCTTTTCCACCATGCCCGGCATCTAAAACGATTTTATCGATTTTCCACTGACTTTGTTTTTGAGTTAAATTAACGCCGGACTGCGTTGAAGGACCATCCAGCAATTTAGGATCATTAACACGGAAGCTAACTAAAATCAGATGGTTTTTTTCATCGTAAGTAATTTCCTGCCCTGGAATATCGGCTGTTAATTGAAAAGATAATTGCGCCGAATGTTTATGCTGAAAAATTAGTGATTTTTTGATGAGTTTGTAAGCTTCTGCTTTCAGGATAGATTCGGAAAGACTGTTATCATAAACACCCCCGGACACAGTAATGTAAACCCACGTTTTGTTTTTCCAAATTTCTAATTCGCTCGCCGAAAAATCCTTTTCAGTTTTCAATTTAATCAGAAGACCGTTCGATTTTTTTTCAAAATCGATTCGTGTTAAATTAATTTTAGATGGGATTTTACTCTCAGTCGTTTCATCAGAATCTTTGGTAGCTGCTTTGACTTCATTAAGATTGGCAGAGGCGAGAGTTTGTCCGTTGACAGTGACCGGCGCGGAAAGAATGCTATTCAGAACCGGTATGAAAAATTGTACCGGAACAAATATGCGTCCGTCGATATACAATGATGTCACCGGCATTTGCACGATCAATTTTTCATCGATAACGACGAATGCATTATACGCCGTCACTTTGATTTCATGCTGCGGAACGTATAAAACGGATTTC encodes the following:
- a CDS encoding SRPBCC family protein gives rise to the protein MFTLKRIQQIDQSVTKVFEFFEQPENLSRITPPWLNFNILSPSPIEMKNDAIIDYTIRWFKIPIRWKTKITEYNPPHFFVDQQIQGPYSFWHHAHTFTETEYGTLMTDIVRYALPMWIVGDCMHAIIIKKQLNDIFEYRQLAIDSIFKKTN
- a CDS encoding alpha/beta hydrolase yields the protein MKFANFLIVFFLLAISCQPEHKINTPLNYVLTGDGTRTLVFLHGWGINQTYWESQVAAFKDRYRILTLDLAGHGQSKVVRTEWTMQNYANDVVDLINQLKLDSVVLIGHSMSGDVNLLVNEKIPSKVIGFIGIDNLQELGTDLPDSAKAQSEMILKMFEDDYVNTVNQFAPSLFSETTDSTVRKRVVNDILNVDHKAAAATLQSVFLTSTMERKLCEKLQVPLMLINSDIHPISEDLLKKHCKKGYRIFQVHGTGHYPMIEAPQEFNDRLNDALKAI
- a CDS encoding N-acetylmuramoyl-L-alanine amidase produces the protein MNLKLCFFIGLLVQTVAGQSELKLNYRDNSKSVVSVYSGDQDFVSLKDLADLTNAGIFDNPVKKKSVLYVPQHEIKVTAYNAFVVIDEKLIVQMPVTSLYIDGRIFVPVQFFIPVLNSILSAPVTVNGQTLASANLNEVKAATKDSDETTESKIPSKINLTRIDFEKKSNGLLIKLKTEKDFSASELEIWKNKTWVYITVSGGVYDNSLSESILKAEAYKLIKKSLIFQHKHSAQLSFQLTADIPGQEITYDEKNHLILVSFRVNDPKLLDGPSTQSGVNLTQKQSQWKIDKIVLDAGHGGKDIGASGKGGTKEKDITLAITLKVGKLVQEQLGIKVDYTRSTDKYITLKGRTQYANAQNAKVFVSIHCNSSTNRKGNGFETFFLSPSRNDEALAVARKENEVIHMEEEVHDYGDFTDEKFILAHIMQSVFVKESEELAGLVLKGIDTKMDIKNRGVAQAPFYVLMGASMPSILVETAFISNPTEEKLLKSDDFQNKMAQGIVDGIKKFVEYYEKGS
- a CDS encoding FecR domain-containing protein, giving the protein METLENYHDDVFIARWISGAVQGDELTEFNKWIEAHPEEKQFFDDLQKVWQMTGQLPMRKALSRDQRWENISRRLFFNEKKQTATAALRHRWQAIAVAAAVVLMIGSYLWINREQTIIEFAMKGEQKTITLPDRSEVTLNAGSSLSYQKNAWSKKREVILSGEAYFSVIKDKIPFEVNSEGVVTKVLGTTFNIRSRDGKVEVACLTGKVSVTASDSASVVLTPGLATLVHKGLSPEEPFAIDSRKKINWMIGEMYFEREPLHNVIKEIERQFDVQISISKGNELTFTGRIDRSSVQKALNVICLTAGMKYQAVNDSMYTVY
- a CDS encoding TIGR01777 family oxidoreductase, with product MKIVLAGATGFIGKFLIQSLQKAHHTMVVLTRRNIKIDGTIAVQWDARTLGQWSEYIDGADAVINLSGESIAAKRWNNDQKKRLTDSRVLTTRVLIQSMAKASKKPHSLINASAVGYYGHVEDSDVTESRLPADDFMGKLCRDWETEALKAEDFGVRVVLPRIGIVLGGDGGALQKMALPFKFFIGGPLGSGYQWMPWIHRDDVITGFQFVLNQINLRGPVNFTAPDPVRMKDFCKTLGTILRRPSWAPVPSFALKLLLGEMAAIVTNGQKAVPKKLIEAGFEFKYTDLKKALSAALTG
- a CDS encoding RNA polymerase sigma-70 factor: MASEILPEFIQRIRASDRLAFKEFFDLYEESIYNFICYKIGDSEAAEDILQDTFINLWETRHQLKDGLSLKSYVYTIANNLCLNFIRHRKVVLKYTAQDEEAFTSESPQSLLETKEYRQAVFNCIAALPEHPRTVFMLSRIDDLSYKEITERLSISIKTVESHIGKALKLLRACLQPFLKK